agagggaggaagagagagagagggggagacagggagggacagagaggggagagagagacggggagagagagggggaaatttcaaatttcaaatcaaTGCATCATTAATGCACTAAAAGctaaaatgacacacacatgttcacgtGGACATTTCACATGAATGTTAGCTGTGTTTTCTAACAGCAAACCAGACGAGATCAGAGTTTATGTTTACCTGATCGATTCCTCCGGGGGCAAACATGATGGACGCCAGAGCCAGCAAACTGTGTCCCTCTAACAGCAGACTGCTCAAAGACGCCTGACTGCCTGGTAACAGCACCTGGGCACTGGTTAAACTGGCCTGGAAGACCAGACCTGGGTCTGGAACAACaggtagacagagacagacagagacagacagagacagatagggACAGatagggagagacagagacaaacagagacagagagccagtCAAAGGAACAGACTGACAGCGTCCTCTACTTTTACCTGTATGAAGAACTTCATTTAACATCTAATGAAACTGAAATCGAGTGAATTAAACTTCATtcaagcaacaaaacaaagtaaaacacaaactaaatgaACTAAGTCAAATGTAATTAaggtaaaataaatgaaactacactaaaaaaaagaaaaactactcAAAGAAAAGAACTCTATCTACATTTAACTGATGAAATCTCTTCCAGTCTCATATTTTACACAGTTTGCCTTTGATTTGATGTGAAAAAATTgacaaaaatgaacagaattAACGGAATGAGTTAAAATCAGAAGATATTAAAAATTGTTTCCTATGAGGAGTCACTCAGTCCAGGATGCCAGTTTGCCGTCCTGGTGAGAGCTGATGCAGCAGCAGTCTGGTACCTGACAGATCTCTGGTGATCTCCTGGATCTTCACCAGCATCTCAAACCAGGGCTGACTCTCAGACAGGCTCTGACTGGTCAGGAGGGGGCAGTTTCTGGGCGTCAATCTGCagacaggagacacagagatCATTGGCAGCTAattaagttgttgttgttgtctttgggTTGCTCCTGTTACGGGTCACCACAGTGGATCACCATCTGCACAGATTTTCACCTGTAGTGCTCCAGGTAGGTGTAGAGCAGGTATTGCAGGCTGTGATCCAGACAGAAGGTGATAAAGAGGCTGTGGAAGTCCAGGCCGAGGGAAGAGCGGTACTGAGGGATGGGAGGAGATGAAGCCATCACCCCTCCACCCTGAGCCTgcctccacagcagctgctccaAATCTGCCAGCTCCTCTGGGATGAACAGGCCTCTCCTGAAGGAAGAAATACTGTGTTTTGAAACATCATTTTGGGTGCAGTCTTAAATCAAGAACTTCCATCTTGAAGTGTTGAATGTTACTTAAACAACCACTGGATTTCACATCATTTCAACCTCAACATCTGGAACAACAGATGCGCTCAGAGatggaaaacagctgctgtaccTGGCCAGCAGGTCCAGGATGTTCTCCCTCATGTAGATGCTGCAGAGTGTGTTGTTGTTAACCAGTTCTGGGGTTAACTCTGGCCAAAGGGAGGCATCGGTGGTCTCGCTGCTCTGGATCCAGCTGACCACCCGCTGCTGGTCGTGGAGGGAGGTGAGGTATTGCCACAACACAGCAGAGTCACAGGAGCTTAACTCTAATGATCCAAAAACACAAGGAGAACCTTTTAACGTGTGTGAAACTGTCTGAAGAAGCAGAtttaagacttttaaaaacactgtggaGAATTATACCTGTATGCTGGAGTCTGGACAGGAGGACAGCGGTCTGGCAGCTCTGGTCCCAGTTCCTCACCCAGTCCAATTTGACATTCCTCCAGAGGGCCCCCTGCTCATCAGACCTCCTCTGTCCCACCAGCTCCTCCAGAACCTCCTCACCACCTCCCGTCTCCCTACGAACCATCTGAACGACTCTGAAAAGAAGGTAAGTGAGAGGATTGTAAGAGTTTTGAAGGTCAAGACAGAGACTTAATTTCTACCCGAGGGTATAAaacagctgaataaataaaggagAGCGGTCTGCAGTTCATTCATTAGAGGAGACTCAGATAAGAGAAAGGGGATCCAGTGGGGGTTAAAGAAGTTCAGGGCAGATACGGTCGAGATAAAAAGGAACAGTATAACAAAAGAGATGGTAATAATGAGGctgttcagagagagagagaggtctgcTATGCCAGAGCGTCTGTCTTTCATTACCTGTGTGATGTGGAACGTGCTGGGCAGCGGGATGTAGGCAGTGATCCCAGCCTCTCCATCTCCCTTATGAATGCTACACTCTGCATCTCTTCCTCTGGAAAATACTTCTGCCTTGACAGCTCCTCCACCTGACCGAGCAACCAATCAGAGGCCCACAAAGACTTGTTAAGATgcagaacaaaaaaagcagtaaaCATGGAGCTGCTGCCTGGTGAACTCTCACCAACAAGCTCTTTAAGAAAGCCTGCCTTTCCCTTAGCTTTCACACTGGGAAGTTTAAAGTTATAAACTGGACCAAGAGGGCAGAGAAACACCCAGAAACAGATGTGGTCCTCAGCTGAAACTGGTGGACAGTGCGTAGGACATGTCTCTGAGCCTTTATGATGAGCAAGAACTCATCAGAGACGCCGTGTGACTGTAGTTGCTATATTTACTATAAATAACCAGACTCACCACAAACTCCCTCAGGTCCTTGTCATCGGTGTAAAGACAGATACTGTGGAGCTGCTTCTTCACACTGAAAccctgaaaacagacaaacacctACAGGGTCATATCTGACCTAAATGACAAAAAGCTCCTGTCAATTTGATTTTAGTaagattttaaagaaaatatactCAGCTGCGTTTTAtctgaatgctaatgttagcatgctatcatgcatactgtatgtttaaggTACATTTATTCGGAGAGAAAACACTTATATATTCAGAGTGTGATATGAGAAGTCTCCTATAATGATTGAACAATTCCTTCAACACAcgtttttaaaataactttcaACATGTTAGCATACCAACGTTAGCTTTTCAACATGTACATGTACTATGGCAGTGATGTGTTCTGACCATGTTAATGAGGAGTGTGTTGGCCGTCTGCAGGTCTCTGAGCTGCAGGCAGGAGAAGACTTGCCGCAGACCCTCCATCCTCAGAGCCGACAGACGCTGCTCTGGGAGGCTCCGCCTCCGTAGGACGGCCTGAGCTCTGGGGATCTGACTGGTCAGGATGGATTGGCGGACCACTtcctgcagcagagacacaaatacacacacacacacttatgaaaCATGCAGGGAAAGTTTGacacaaatgaactgaaaacagccgtaaacaaaaagacacacaagaaaagaaaggcaTTTTAATTATGTGAGTAAATGCCACCTCTGTCGGCAGCTGCTCCCACTCGTCCCCCTGCGCCTCCTCctgagcaggagcagcagagtcGGTGCTGGAGATGTCGCTCCCTGCAGGCCAGGGAAATCTCTTCATGTAGGTCCTCAGCTCGGTGATGTACTGGTCCAGAACGTCCACGCAGCTCTGTACACCCGCGTCCTCATCTGCAGACACAGCAGACCAGCTGTTAGCTCTCAGGAAGTAACAACTCTGTGTATTGTCTTATGTATGTAGGACAGGACTgcggtgtgagtgtgtgtgtgtatgtgcgtgttgCCTCACGGTGTGAGTTGGACAGCACAGAGCGGATCTGTGTGTTGACGAAATTCACGGTGATGTTGAGCAGCTGTTCTGAGAACTGTCGACTCTGAGCTTCACTGTGTGAGTCTCTGACAGCTGAACACAGCAGGTCCAAGGCAGGACACAACTCCtggacacctgcacacacacacacacacacaacaaatataACATACACAACGTCATCCACAGCAACATGTATGAAACTACCGCTGCTGTATGGACAGTTTATGAAGGCTTCATACGTACTGTCGGTCAGGCTGAGTGTGGAGGCTGCTGGCTGATCAGCAGCACTGAACGCTGTCGAGGGGCTCAGAACATTTTCTTTGCTCTTCAGGTAGAAATCAACCGTATCCAGCTGACGGTTCTTCAGCCCGGCCTGAAAAACACAAGCcagctttaaaataaacagaaaccgCCATCTACAGCTCAACCGTAAGTCATATATACAGCAGCATGTGTTGTATGTCGCTAAAGGTGAGTGTTGGCTCCTACCTGCAGGGCATGGATGGGGATGGAGCAGCGCCCCCAGCTGTTCAGGTGACACACTGCATCTACTGTTGCTGCACTGCCAAACAACATCAACCTGCTGAGCAAATCCTGCTGGGAAACTGAGAACAAGACCTGGAACACACCGgcctctggacacacacacacacacacacacacacacacacacacacacacacacacacacacacacacacacacacacacacacacagagagagtcaGAAACCACACAAACGATAGTCCAAGCTGTACAAATAAGACTCAAACAGCAGTCTGAGTCTGACTCACTCTTCAGCAGCAGTCTGTGCTGACTCTCTCCACAGAGCTGGACCGGAGCCGCCTCGCCCTCCATCTGGTGGTAGCTCACACTCCCAGACTCCAAATCCCATGAGGCcactgtggtctgtctgttgCCAGGGGAGATGAAGGTCACCATGGCAGAGAACTCGGAGACAGTGAGCAGAGACGGAGCAGATGACTCGGGGACGAAGAAAGCAACGGTTGCCCCACCGCAAGGGATTCTGCTGTGGACCGAGGATGGAGCCTGGTGGGACTCCAGGTGGGGGAGGGAGAAGGACCAGGATGTCCTGGCAGgcttggaggaggaggaggaggaggaggaggaaggggaggaggtggaggtagGGAGAGCTGGAGCCTGCTGGGCTCTGCTGTACATGGAGGCCAGACGAGCTTCCCAGGAGCTAGAGGTGAAGTCAGAGGTGAGAGGTCAGGatgaaaggtcagaggtgaagGTAGAGGTGAACGAAGAAAAGTtgaaaagttaaattaaatgacaaaactgTGCATAAAATCCTGTTAGACTGTTTCCAGTGAGAACAAAGGTTTTTAGTGGTACGGCTGTGTGGATGGCAATGCTACGTCCAGAGAGGATAAACTGTGATGACTTTGatgacttgttttatttttatttttctgccttttgtATTCTCATCTGCAAACCTAAACATAGATCTTCTAGCGTTTGGTTATCTCCGGGATCTCATAATATATGATCTGCAGAAGTAAAGTCGGTGTGATGGTCAGTGGTTTACCGGTCAGTGCTGAAGGTCGATCCGAGGGCGGcgaggctgcagctggagctccACAGGCTGTCCTGGTCTCTAAGGTGCTCTGGCTGCAGCGGAGGATGAGCAGGGGGGACCGAGCACAGTAGGTGCTCTGGATGTGTCCTGGAAGACAGATCAGTCTGaagtttgttttgtatttgaaaagtctgtctctgtctggaaCTGAGCATAATTAACTTGTGGGCGAGCCACAGTGGGAGGCGGATCAGTGGGCTGATCTGATTTGCTTCCCGTAGTGAATCAGTTTAATATTCCTTCACTTCAGTCACATCAGATTGTTTGGCAGAGATAAATTTGGCAGACCAGGCAAACAGGCAGTCGGCCGTGTCTCTGCATCGCTCTCTCCGGTCGGGATCAAAACTTATTGCACTTCCTCTCAGCCCTTACACATACTGCTCCAATTCTCTTTTTGACAGTGATTTTTTATTGTTGCTCCTCAGATTGTGATTAACATGAACTATCTTTTTGAGAAAATTGAAAAGATATACTCATGACTTTTCTCTTACTCCGAGGATGTGTAAGATCTTAAAAAATATCTCTGCCAACAGTCTGTATCTTCTAAATGCCTGATCTGATCAGTTACTACGTAGTGCAGTTTGTTAGGTTGGAAGGAACAAGCTCCTCCAACAGTTAAGTTATTCCTTGATCAGTTAACACAGTTTTTACCATCAGAGAAACGATGCCTCAAGGGGCAAATCACAGGGTAATTTTTGGAGCTTTATGGGCCCCTCTTCTTTCATATTTGGGAACTTTTCAGCCACAACGACTCAGCAGATGTAACCAAACATGGAGGACATGCTGATACTGTCGGTGGTACTAGTTGATTTGTGTGTAGTTGTAACGTAAAGGATGAGGCGTGGCCTACTAACAATAAAGTCACTGTTTAAAAGCTGAGGAGGTTTCTGCTCAATTCCCGCTCCTGTACCTGAAGTAGTGGTTGAGGTCGACACCCACAGCATTGTGGGACTGAGTGACAGCAACGGCTGTACTGAGATCAGCTGACACTTGGAGGAGGcagaaggaggaagatgagaagaAGGTGGAAGAAGGGGAGACACCGTCGTCCTCTGCCAGGCCAGAGCTCAGGTACCCTGGCAGGTCAACGCTGGCCAGCAGGCTGCCGTCAGTGACATTATACACAGCTGGAGCGCAGCGTTAAAGAAAAGACTGCTGGGATATTGAGAGCGATTGCTTGCTACAAaccaagacagaaaacaggaagacaCCAAAATGATCATATTTCATGAGTTTATCATTTTACCAAACGTCTGTGCTGTGGTTCGCCAAGTTGACTTTAGTGTGGTCCAACTAAAAGGCCGGTGTTGTTACTGTTATTGGATCATTTATGGCAGATCCAAGGTCCGTTTTCTGTGATTAAAGTATGCTTTATCCTTACATTATTGACACAATCAATATACGATCAACGAATAAtaaactgcagtgtttttattggTACAGCTTAGACAGGACTGTGTCACTATACAAATACCATAATTACCTGGTCACCTGGCTGCTGTTCAGATTTAGATTAGATTCAGATTAGAAAAGACTGTTTTGTTTACCTCAGCTTTGTTAAAACTATCTTAGTTTACTGCTGGTTTACTTTAGTCTTGTGTAATTTACCTTTGTTTCAGTAAGGCTGTCTAATTTAATTTAGCATTCTTCAGCTTCATTTAGTTAGCTTACTTACATTTGGTTAAGCTTAACTTGGTTGGTTTAGCCAATTTATGGATGTATAGTTTAGCTTACCTTAATTTAAAGGTAGTTTAAATTAGTTACATTTAATTCGTCTTATTTCTATTTATGTAGCTGAGCCTAGTTTCATCTTCATGAGCTTGGGTTAACCTagttaactttgttttgtttagtttggtTTAGCTCTGTTTCATTCACTTCTGATTAGTTTTCTTTATGcatgtcagtttgttttattctgttttgtacAATTTAGTTAAGCCTAGTTTCTTCAAGTTAAGCAAAGTTTTACATGACTGTTTGAGTTTAGTCCTCACTCAGGTCATGGTCAGTGAAGGATACATATGAGTCCAGTGGAGCTGAGGATGAACAGGGTTTCTCTGCAGACACAGTGGTCCACAGCAGTGTGTCTGttgctgtcagtcagctggATGTTACTGCAGGATAGTATCTGCAGTTCCTTCTCCACCCGCTGCCACTGCAGCCGCAGCAGCCAGTCACTgttcagcagcacacagcagcggCCAGCAGCAAACGACAACACACGCAGCgactgcagctcacacacacctgaaaataAAGACTCATTTAGTAATAGCTattgtaatattcatacatgAATATGATGTTGGAGGGCTGGCTGCGGTACTCACTGTGGTCCTGCTCTCGGACAGTCTGCAGCAGGTGGTCTGCAGGAcattcagagacacagagcagagaaatggAGGCTGGTTGCTCTGCTTtcacctccagcagcttcaggtCACACTGCGACCCAACAGCCAGGAGTCTGAAGCTGCTGATGCCTTGACCATGGACAGTCACCTCCTCCCAGGAAAAactagaaacagaaaacaaaaaaaactgttttattttgttgctttGCTGCACTCACGAAAATTGCCTTGATCAAGCTAACTTCATGAGAAAGAATAAAGAGTCCAAGGACCAAATTATGAAAATTGACATAACACTAATTTAACTAGTTCTTTCAACCACTGTACTCCTCTGAGCTCTAGAGTACAGGATGGTTTTGGTGTGTCTGGGGAAATAATGGAACTGGTGTATGGTGGGCGGGTCAATCTGGGGccaaaaacaaatctgtgctCTGGGGCCTGTAGAAGGTTATTCCAACCATGTAACCATCAAACAGTATTTTCCCCTCAGTACTGATTGActttactttatatttctttGGTAAAATATATGATGTAACTAAAATTATCAGGATGTCCGATATCATtctaaaaaacagacaaacaaaaaagaattaTGAAGTGAACTCAGACGCTCGGACTCACTCTCTGTAGGAGCCGTCTACTGCAGCCAGAGCAGCCTCTCTGTCCGCCGGGTCCCACACCACCAGCCGCCCCCGGTCCCGCAGACAGCCGAGCAGGGAGCCTCCAGGAGCGAGTTCAGCTTTTAGGATGTCCGCTACCTCTCCGCAGTTCTGGTTCTCAGGGATCACAGCCACCGCTATGGAGTTATTCTCCTGCCGCTGAGCCGCCTCCAACATGTTCACACGGTAAACGGACAGATGATTAAACAGcctggggggttggggggggtcaGGTGTGCTCAGCGACAGGGGCGACAACACAAAACGAAAAGTCGGACATCTCTTCCTGTAAACAGCGGCTCggtcacatgtcacatgtccTGCCCCCTGTCAGCTGACCGAATCTGACCAATAGAAAAACGGTGGTAACAGTCAATTGAAAGGCAATGTTGGTTTGCTGATCACTAACTCcaaaagtaaattaaataaagtttaatttaaatggAACGTTTAATagtaaagtttaatttaaaaaaaatctgactaaaTTAAATAAGAATTATTGTACATTATGTCATTGTCATACATCTGTTATTTTAATGTATATGTTttcatattgtatttatttatttgtatttgtttacattatatttatttattcataattgTTTGTATtactttatattatatttaaacgtttagtttgttttatgaatgtttgtgttgaggGCATAGACAACCCTGGTCCTCACTCCAACATGGTAGGTGGCGGTAACACACCACCCGCTGTAAAAAGGAGCGAAGAAGAGGCCGCACACCGGATGTTGACGTtagctgttgctgctgatgtTAATCACATGAAAACCGAGGTTTGCGGAAGCTGCCGTCCGGTCACCGTCTCCGTGTTCCTGTCAAAGTCACCACAGCTTGTCACGTTTAATATGGCGTtttcagaaaaatggaaatagcGCTCAGCCTCGTATCGTTAACTGTCACCAAGGTTTTGCAGTTTTCTGGACTCGTCGACAGAAGGAATGCCCTGAAGACCaaaaagatggaggagaaagcGTTAGAAGTGTACGGTGAGTGCGGCCAGAGCAGGCCTAACGTGCTGCTCTGTTGTTGGTGAAGTTAGGTGAACTCTGCAGGGACAAGTACTTTAATATTATCTGATGGGAAAATGCTCGGATGGGTTTTTAGAACATGGTGGACAAGACCATTCAAAtttcgttaaaaaaaaaaagtgctgttcTGAGTGTACTGACTGGGAAGGTCCATAactcacagaacacagaaaatactgaacaaCTTGAGACATAAGTCAACAAATAttgccaaataaataacattttaaaaatgtcatacttgTCAAAcgtctctctttcactttgctGGTGGTCATGGGACGATGTGTTGATTGCGTAATGATCAGTGGTGGCTCCTGACAAATCTCTCAGGGGGGGCAGCATCAGACATGAACTGTACATACTATACAATATTTTTATACAGCTACATCAAGTTAGTTAATACTTAATTTCTTGAGTACAATTACTTTGGTTCCACGATGAAACACTTCCACTGTGGCCATCAACAGATACACTGTCATCATTTCTACCTGTGAAAGTGAACAAAGACCTGCTTTACAATTAATCACAACAATCCCACGGTCTTCATCTGACAACATTTTAGTTtaggtgcagcagttgtttcGGTGAATGAAAGGAATGTTGGCATAACCTACTGTTTACTCTATATACAGTCATTATCATGGTAACCATGGCAACGCACTTAAGAGAATGATGCCATATTGAAAATCAAATTACTCTAAAAGCAAATCATCACAGAGCATATTCAATATATACAGTGACATTCAGCTGGTAATTTGCAATCaatacaactatttacaattcaacatTTAGAGAGTACAATAACTAGCTAGTGACGCCACTAAGGCCACCAGTCCACGAAAAATCCTGGGGTTGGTGGACCCCTCGATTTCATCCTTGCCTCCAAGGCTAACTCAAACACGCCACAGAGTCTGACAGTCAATAAGGTGGCCCAGAATATGCTGGTTCTTGCTCACCTCATCGTTGTGACGACACACAGCCATCATGTAGCTCTCATCCAACTGTGATGTTAACTCTTCCAAAAGACCAAAGATTCAGGCAGCTGTCCATATGAATCTTCGATGCTTCacattctctctcctcctcctcattgaaagcaaagttaaataaattatttcCTCAGTAGAGTTTGGTTTGGTTGCAGTGAAAGGCACCCACAGACCTCAAATAGATGAATGTAGTTTGATGTGGTTGTAGTAAAAGGCCTATACTGGGACGAGTGCCAGTAAAGTCTTGGCCCAATACATACCTTTTATAATGCTGGGATGAGTACTGGCACAGAAATCAAACACAGTTCTCCAAATGGAGTTTGGTGTGTTTGGTATGAGTAGCACATATTAAGATTTGTAATGGTGCTAAACTCAAAtacattcttttttaaaatgggATATGGTTCTATTGGAGTGAACCAAACAAATAGATGGTTTCCTGGACACAGTTTGGTGTGTTTAGTGAAAGGCACAAACTTGGACCAGGACTGGTACAGAACTAAAACAGATTATTTTCCGAATTTGGTGtggttggagagagagaggtgcatATTGGGAGAACTAGTGGTATATGACTCAAATAGCTGATTTTCTGAATGGAGTTCGATGTGGTTAGAGTGAACAGCAATTACTGGCATTAGTACCAGAACAGAGCTCAAATACAGGAATTTCTGGATGGAGTTTGGTGTACTTGGAGTGAAAGCCAGTTACTGGGACAAGTACAAATCTAGAACTCTATACTctattcagatgtttttttctgaatggagtttggtgtgACTGGTGTGAACAGCACATACTAGGATGAAGACTGGTACAAAGACTGTTCGTGTTTTATTGTGTCATCAAattgttctctgttttttatttttgattcagCTTAATGTTTTCAGGAGTTTCAGACACTTACTACTTACTTTATTTGAATTTTAGACTTAAAGTTAGCTGTAGTTAACAATTACACATCTTGTTTGCTGCCATCCATCAGATGTGATTCGATCGATCCGAGACCCAGAGAAGCCCAACACCCTggaggagttggaggtggtgacGGAGAAATGTGTGGAGGTCCAGGAGCTCGGAGAGGACGAGTACCTGATCATTATCAAGTTTTCTCCAACCGTCCCTCACTGCTCTCTGGCTACTTTGATCGGTGAGAAAAGACTGACACTGAGACTTTTGGAAGACTGATATTTAGAGATTTATGTCAAAAAGGTTGTCAACACACAGCCAAATGTCATCAGAGATTTCatacctgtttgtgttttgaatgttttcagGTTTATTCAGGGCTATCTCAGATCACTGCTGATGATGTGAAGAACAGTAGGCCGTGTAGAGGAGGAACAAAATCTGACATAAAACGCTTTGCTTTAGAAAAGAAAGaatcatttatatttaaatgaatttatatTTTTGGAGTCACGCTATTCTTTGGCTTTTTCTCATGTTTAATCTGAACTAACAAAATCAGCACATCAGTATTAAATAGTATGATTCTTGAGTTAACACCGATCACCCAGAGTAATGCATTCATCACACCATTAAGCCCATTATCCCCGTGATGTTGTGGCAGTCTTAGAGAGGCTGAAAGTTTTTTCTCTAAATGAAAaggatttcatttttaaacGCTCTTGTCAGGGTTGAGAGGTCTTTGCTTCTAAAAACCCTTTTTGTTACAGGGAGACAGTTATTCAGATCCCACCTAATGGAGCTTTAGAAGGAACAATTTTCCCAAAAATGAGATTCAGCCCACACAACAACCAGACAGCATCGGTTTTAAAAGGCAGTTTAACTTTTTACTTGCGCTGTCATGTTGACCTCCTACTCTGACATCTGACTCTAATATTCTGTTCCTGCTGCCACACAAGTACAAAACTGATTTTATACTTTCTTACTTTCACCGTGTTTTTTAAACATTGATAAGAGATGTAAGGAAAATAAAGGCCAAGTAAAAAAACACTCCGTGAGGTGGACTTACCTGTAGCCTATTACAGCATCGCATGATGAATTCAGTATAATCTCGATTTCCACAGTAATGTGACTCAGTGCAGGGTAACGGTTATTATTATAACTGTTATTATACTTGTGTGGAGACCACAAAAGTTCACAAAACTGATG
The window above is part of the Toxotes jaculatrix isolate fToxJac2 chromosome 5, fToxJac2.pri, whole genome shotgun sequence genome. Proteins encoded here:
- the ciao2a gene encoding cytosolic iron-sulfur assembly component 2A isoform X1 → MEIALSLVSLTVTKVLQFSGLVDRRNALKTKKMEEKALEVYDVIRSIRDPEKPNTLEELEVVTEKCVEVQELGEDEYLIIIKFSPTVPHCSLATLIGLCLQVKLQRCLPFKHKLEIYISEGTHSTEEDINKQINDKERVAAAMENPNLREIVEQCVTEPDD
- the ciao2a gene encoding cytosolic iron-sulfur assembly component 2A isoform X2, whose amino-acid sequence is MEIALSLVSLTVTKVLQFSGLVDRRNALKTKKMEEKALEVYDVIRSIRDPEKPNTLEELEVVTEKCVEVQELGEDEYLIIIKFSPTVPHCSLATLIVGNLHFRGNPFY